The region CTGGTATCTGAACGTTCTGTCTCCCCTTGTGACCGTGACGACATTCATCATGTTTCAGATCTAACTCCCCTGTTCCCTGACCTTGTAACTCCCCTGTTCCCTGACCCTGTAACTCCCCTGTTCCCTGACCTTGTAACTCCCCTGTTCCCTGACCTTGTAACTCCCCTGACCTTGTAACTCCCCTGTTCCCTGACCCTGTAACTCCCCTGTTCCCTGACCCTGTAACTCCCCTGTTCCCTGACCTTGTAACTCCCCTGTTCCCTGACCCTGTAACTCCCCTGTTCCCTGACCCTGTAACTCCCCTGTTCCCTGACCTTGTAACGCCCCTGTTCCCTGACCTTGTAACTCCCCTGTTCCCTGACCCTGTAACTCCCCTGTTCCCTGACCTTGTAACGCCCCTGACCTTGTAACTCCCCTGTTCCCTGACCCTGTAACTCCCCTGTTCCCTGACCCTGTAACTCCCCTGACCTTGTAACGCCCCTGACCTTGTAACTCCCCTGTTCCCTGACCCTGTAACTCCCCTGTTCCCTGACCCTGTAACTCCCCTGACCTTGTAACGCCCCTGTTCCCTGACCTTGTAACGCCCTGTTCCCTGACCCTGTAACTCCCCTGTTCCCTGACCTTGTAACGCCCCTGACCTTGTAACGCCCCTGTTCCCTGACCTTGTAACTCCCCTGTTCCCTGACCCTGTAACTCCCCTGTTCCCTGACCTTGTAACgcccctgacctgaccctgaccatGCACCCCTGACCCTGTAACTCCTTCCCCTGACCTTGTAACGCCCCCTGACCCTGTAACTCCCCTGTTCCCCTGACCTTGTAACGCCCCCTGACCTTGTAACTCCCTGTCCCCCTGACCTTGACCTGACCTTGTAACTCCCCTGTTCCCTGACCTTGTAACGCCCCTGTTCCCTGACCTTGTAACGCCCCTGTTCCCTGACCTTGTAACGCCCCTGTTCCCTGACCTTGTAACGCCCCTGTTCCCTGACCTTGTAACTCCCCTGACCTTCTAACTCCCCTGTTCCCTGACCTTGTAACTCCCCTGTTCCCTGACCTTGTAACTCCCCTGTTCCCTGACCCTGTAACTCCCCTGACCTTGTAACTCCCCTGTTCCCTGACCTTCTAACTCCCCTGTTCCCTGACCTTGTAACTCCCCTGACCTTCTAACTCTACTGTTCCCTGACCTTGTAACTCCCCTGTTCCCTGACCCTGTAACTCCCCTGACCTTGTAACTCCCCTGTTCCCTGACCTTGTAACTCCCCTGACCTTGTAACTCCCCTGTTCCCTGACCTTGTAACTCCCCTGTTCCCTGACCTTGTAACTCCCCTGTTCCTGACCTTGTAACTCCCCTGACCTTGTAACTCCCCTGTTCCCTGACCCTGTAACTCCCCTGTTCCCTGACCTTGTAACTCCCCTGTTCCCTGACCTTGTAACTCCCCTGTTCCCTGACCTTGTAACTCCCCTGACCCTGTAACTCCCCTGTTCCCTGACCTTGTAACTCCCTTGTTCCCTGACCTTGTAACTCCCCTGTTCCCTGACCCTGTAACTCCCCTGTTCCCTGACCCTGTAACTCCCCTGACCTTGTAACTCCCCTGACCTTGTAACTCCCCTGACCTTGTAACTCCCCTGTTCCCTGACCTTGTAACTCCCCTGTTCCCTGACCCTGTAACTCCCCTGTTCCCTGACCTTGTAACACCCCTGACCTTGTAACTCCCCTGTTCCCTGACCTTGTAACTCCCCTGTTCCCTGACCCTGTAACTCCCCTGTTCCCTGACCCTGTAACTCCCCTGTTCCCTGACCTTGTAACTCCCCTGTTCCCTGACCTTGTAACTCCCCTGACCTTGTAACTCCCCTGTTCCCTGACCCTGTAACTCCCCTGTTCCCTGACCCTGTAACTCCCCTGTTCCCTGACCCTGTAACTCCCCTGTTCCCTGACCTTGTAACGCCCCTGACCTTGTAACTCCCCTGTTCCCTGACCTTGTATGTTTCAGATCTAACTCTCCTGTTCCCTGACCTTGTGTGTTTCAGATCTAACTCTCCTGTTCCCTGACCTTGTCTGTTTCAGATCTAACTCCCCTGTTCCCTGACCTTGTGTGTTTCAGATCTAACTCTCCTGTTCCCTGACCTTGTGTGTTTCAGATCTGTGTACGATGACCAGCCTAATGCCCACAAGAGGTTTATGGAGAAGCTTGAGGTCAGGATCCGTaaccatgacagagagatagagaagatgTGTAACTTCCACCACCAGGGGTTTGTGGACGCCATCACCGAGCTGCTCAAAGTCCGTGCCGACGCAGAGAAACTGATGGTGAGACAGGAGACCCAATCACAGTGTATTAGTCACGTGCTGCGAATATAACAGGTGgagagaaatgcttacttacgggctcAAAccaactctctctgtgtgtgtgtgtgtgtgtgtgtgtgtgtgtgtgtgggtaagtaaagaaataaaacaacagtaaaaagacatttgaaataagagtagcaaggctacatacatcTCTATGTTCAACCAGGGATAGTAGTGGATCTATCTAGTCTACCTCTATGTTGAACCAGGGATAGTAGTGGATCTATCTAGTCTACCTCTATGTTCAACCAGGGATAGTAGTGGATCTATCTAGTCTACCTCTATGTTGAACCAGGGATAGTAGTGGATCTATCTAGTCTACCTCTATGTTGAACCAGGGATAGTAGTGGATCTATCTAGTCTACCTCTATGTTCAACCAGGGATAGTAGTGGATCTATTGAGTCTACCTCTATGTTCAACCAGGGATAGTAGTGGATCTATCTAGTCTACCTCTATATTGAACCAGGGATAGTAGTGGATCAATCTAGTCTACCTCTATGTTCAACCAGGGATAGTAGTGGATCTATCTAGTCTACCTCTATGTTGAACCAGGGATAGTAGTGGATCTATCTAGTCTACCTCTATGTTGAACCAGGGATAGTAGTGGATCTATCTAGTCTACCTCTATGTTCAACCAGGGATAGTAGTGGATCTATTGAGTCTACCTCTATGTTCAACCAGGGATAGTAGTGGATCTATCTAGTCTACCTCTATATTGAACCAGGGATAGTAGTGGATCAATCTAGTCTACCTCTATGTTCAACCAGTGATAGTAGTGGATCAATCTAGTCTACATCTATGTTCAACCAGGGATAGCAGTGCATAATTTTTCCCACTGAATGTCTGAGACAAGATTTCATGTTCTCTGGTCACGTACGCCCCCAGCCCTCTCTCAACaaccccctcagccctctctcaccacccccccccccttcccctttTAAGGGTTCTTATAGAGAAGGAACTATGGGAGGTTTCTCCTCCTAGACATCATTCACTGAGCCGGTCTAGGCTGccccaggactgagccggtctaggctcccccaggactgagccggtctaggttcccccaggactgagccggtctaggctgccccaggactgagccggtctaggctcccccaggactgagccggtctaggttcccccaggactgagccggtctaggctgccccaggactgagccggtctaggctcccccaggactgagccggtctaggctcccccaggactgagccggtccaggttcccccaggactgagccggtctaggctgccccaggactgagccggtcaggctccccaggactgagccggtctaggctgccccaggactgagccggtctaggttccccaggactgagccggtctaggtTCCCCCAGGACCGAGCCGGTCTAGGCTCCCCAGGACTGAGCGGTCTAGGTTCCCCCAGGACCGAGCCGGTCTAGGGCTCCCCAGGACCGAGCCGGTCTAGGTTAACCGAATGATGCCTCCCCCAGGACCGAGCCGGTCTAGGTTCCCCCAGGACCGAGCCGGTCTAGGTTAACCGAATGATGCCTCCCCCAGGACATAGCCGGTCTAGGTTCCCCCAGGGCCGAGACGGTCTAGGCTGCCCCAGGGCCGAGACGGTCTAGGTTCCCCCAGGACCGAGCCGGTCTAGGCtcccccaggactgagccggtctaggtTCCCCCAGGACCGAGCCGGTCTAGGTTCCCCCAGGACCGAGCCGGTCTAGGTTCCCCCAGGACCGAGCCGGTCTAGGCTCCCCCAGGACCGAGCCGGTCTAGGTTCCCCCAGGACCGAGCCGGTCTAGGCTCCCCCAGGACCGAGCTGGTCTAGGCTCCCCCAGGACCGAGCCGGTCTAGGTTCCCCCAGGACCGAGCCGGTCTAGGTTCCCCCAGGACCGAGCCGGTCTAGCCTCCCCCAGGACCGAGCCGGTCTAGGTTCCCCCAGGACCGAGCCGGTCTAGGTTCCCCCCGGACCGAGCCGGTCTAGGCTCCCCCAGGACCGAGCTGGTCTAGGCTCCCCCAGGACCGAGCCGGTCTAGTTTCCCCCAGGACCGAGCCGGTCTAGGTTCCCCCAGCCCAGCTGCACCGAGGCCAGCTCTCTTTAACTCTCTTTCCCCAGCTGAAAGTGGTCTTTAGATGAGTAGATGGTCTGATTGGTCGACCCAAGGTCGTAAATGGACCAATCATTAGCCAGTATATGAAGCATGTTCAGATCACAGGGCAGCAGGTACTGCAGCAGATCAACTAGCTCACTGGCCATTTTTCTCCCACAGATTAACGAGACTTTTTAATGAACCCCAGAATAAATGGCTTCCTTATTACCATGAGCTAATGAGACGCAATGTGGGAACCTCCCTGTGTGGTCGTTctgtccctactgtccccctgcACCTGCAGCTGCCTCCCCTCCTAACTCAGCCTGAGTTACCTCCCGGATCCCTCCACTCTGTGAATCAACCAGCCAGTGACTGTTTTGTATTCAGCTCTGAAACCCAATGTTTAATTACCAGAAAATGCAGCGGGCTCTTTCACTGTAGACAAGGAATGGCACATAGAGCTCATTGAGGTTATCAGTAAAGGGCCCACTGGTCAATTGGGTCATTGAATTGAATTGTTTGACAAGACCTGTAGAGACAAGTAGAGTTCAAACATCCTCAATGTATAATTGACAAGTTTGTCACAGAATCTGTTGGGGGGGGAAGGACTGTCATAATCTATTACGCCGCATAAAAGCTTCCATGCCGACCAACAGTTCCAAGTTCCCGTTGCAGATTGAATCAGAATTAGCCCTTGTCCCTGTGCCCTCATGGAGGCTGATCTGATTACAAGGTGAGCAGCTACGACAGGAAGTTGTCTGACAGTAGTGATCTTTTTATTTAAGGGCCAGGTTACCGACACGAACAGAAGACTACAAGACGCCGGCAGAGAGGTAAGACTCTCCGTCCCCCGTGTTGTCTGTGGTCAGTCCgaggacagatggagacaggAAGAACCTCTGACTGACCTCTCTGGGTAATTGGAGAGGTCTTAACTCCTTTGACCTCTCTTATGTAAGGTGACAGCCCAAACGGAGGAGGTGATTCGCTGTCGGATACAACAGAGGAACATGACGACCACTGTGGAGAGACTACAGCTGTGTATACCAGGTGAGAgataatataacatctataaacactgtggagagactacagctgtgtatacctggtgagagataatataacatctataaacactgtggagagactacagctgtgtatacctggtgagagataatataacatctataaacactgtggagagactacagctgtgtatacctggtgagagataatataacatctataaacactgtggagagactacagctgtgtatacctggtgagagataatataacatctataaacactgtggagagactacagctgtgtatacctggtgagagataatataacatctataaacactgtggagagagactacagctgtgtatacctggtgagagataatataacatctataaacactgtggagagactacagctgtgtatacctggtgagagataatataacatctataaacactgtggagagactacagctgtgtatacctggtgagagataatataacatctataaacactgtggagagactacagctgtgtatacctggtgagagataatataacatctataaacactgtggagagagactacagctgtgtatacctggtgagagataatataacatctataaacactgtggagagactacagctgtgtatacctggtgagagataatataacatctataaacactgtggagagactacagctgtgtatacctggtgagagataatataacatctataaacactgtgggagagactacagctgtgtatacctggtgagagataataaaacatctataaacactgtggagagactacagctgtgtatacctggtgagagataatataacatctataaacactgtggagagactacagctgtgtatacctggtgagagataatataacatctataaacactgtggagagactacagctgtgtatacctggtgagagataatataacatctataaacactgtggagagagactacagctgtgtatacctggtgagagataatataacatctataaacactgtggagagagactacagctgtgtttacctggtgagagataatataacatctataaacactgtggagagactacagctgtgtatacctggtgagagataatataacatctataaacactgtggagagactacagctgtgtatacctggtgagagataatataacatctataaacactgtggagagactacagctgtgtatacctggtgagagataatataacatctataaacactgtggagagactacagctgtgtatacctggtgagagataatataacatctataaacactgtggagagactacagctgtgtatacctggtgagagataatataacatctataaacactgtggagagactacagctgtgtatacctggtgagagataatataacatctataaacactgtggagagactacagctgtgtatacctggtgagagataatataacatctataaacactgtggacagactacagctgtgtatacctggtgagagataatataacatctataaacactgtggagagactacagctgtgtatacctggtgagagataatataacatctataaaCACTGTGGAGAGAGACTACAGCTGTGTATACCTGATGAGAgataatataacatctataaacactgtggagagactacagctgtgtatacctggtgagagataatataacatctataaaCACTGTGTGTTCTGAAagctacctctcctctctctacaccttcTTGCTGTTCTTAAAGCTACCCCTTCTTTCTGTTCTTCAAGCTACCCCTTCTTTCTGTTCTTAAAGCTGCCTCTTCTTTCTGTTCTTAAAGCTGCCTCTTCTTTCTGTTCTAAAAGCTACCTCTTCTTGCTGTTGTAAAAGCTACCTCTTCTTTCTGTTCTTAAAGCTACCCCTTCTTTTTGTTCTTAAAGCTACCCCTTCTTTCTGTTCTTAAAGCTACCCCTTCTTTCTGTTCTTCAAGCTACCCCTTCTTTCTGTTCTTCAAGCTATCCCTTCTTTCTGTTCTTAAAGCTACCTCTCTTGTTTCTGTTCTTAAAGCTACACCTTCTTTCTGTTCTAAAAGCTACCTCTTCTTTCTGTTCTAAACGctacctctcccctctgttctttCTGTACTAAAAGCTACCTCTCTTCTTTCTGTTCTTAAAGCTACACCTTCTTTCTGTTCTAAAAGCTACCTCTTCTTTCTGTTCTAAAAGCTACCTCTTCTTTCTGTTCTAAAAGCTACCTCTTCTTTCTGTTCTAAAAGCTACCTCTCTTCTTTCTGTTCTAAAAGCTACCTCTTCTTTCTGTTCTAAAAGCTACCTCTTCTTTCTGTTCTAAACGctacctctcccctctgttctttCTGTACTAAAAGCTACCTCTCTTCTTTCTGTTCTTAAAGCTACACCTTCTTTCTGTTCTAAAAGCTACCTCTTCTTTCTGTTCTAAAAGCTACCTCTTCTTTCTGTTCTAAAAGCTACCTCTCTTCTTTCTGTTTTAAAAGCTACCTCTCGTCTTTCTGTTCTAAAAGCTACCTCTTCTTTCTGTTCTAAAATCTAACTCTCCCCTCTTATTGTTCCTTTTTGCAGTCCTAGAAATGTACAGTAAATTGAAGGAGCAGCTGGAATCCAAAAGGTACGTGCACTTCCTTACTCTCCTCACGATGTTCACTGTTGTCGTCATCAATGTTACTCCACCACAATATATTAACAATAAAGTCCCTCTCTCTAGATAACATGGTGCTTTGGACAGTAAGACCTTAGCAGTTTCCTAGAAACCCTCTCTGGCTCAACATAGTCCACAATCAAAAGGCACGCTGTCTTTACGTCACAGAATTCTGAACAATTCACAGAAATAATGACTGAAGGAAACTGTGCATAGAAGCTATTTATATGGAACCAAGCAGAGGGGAAGTGAAGCTCACGCTGAACCTGACAGTGATGGCCCTTCCCCGTCGCTTAACGTCTGTTTAATCAGTCACAACACATCACGGGGAGAGGTCACCATTCAAACGCAGGACAGTTGACCTTGTGTGTGCCCTTCTTCACAGCACTGCGCTGGCCTAGACAACATTGCTGTCACAGGCGCCAGGACCTCACCGGGGGGACTTAGAGAGTTGGGAAAGAGACTTCCTAGCTTTGCCATCGATGGCTTCTGTGACATCATGGGCAGCGCCAATGAGGGAAATCGATATTTTAAATTAGACCACTTTCTTCTCTGTTTATTGGCGGTAGACAAACTGAAAATGggtaggccacacacacacttaacgaGCATGCCCACACAGTTCATTTATAAAAAAAGCTATTGGTTTAGGACGGTGGTTCCCAACCAAGACTATTAGGACCCCTGGAGTACTGGGACTATCCACAGGGGGGGGGACTTCAGGAcaactaggacccctggggtactgggactatccaggatactaggacccctgggggggtgacttcaggactactaggacccctggggtactGGGACTATCCACAGGGGGGGGGACTTCAGGACAACTAGGACCCCTGGAGTACTGGGACCATCCACAGGGTGGGGTGACTTCAGGACCCCTGGAGTAGGACTATCCCTGGGGGACTTACTGGGACTATCTGGGATATCCACAGGGGGGGGTGACTTCAGgactactaggacccctggggtactGGGACTATCCACAGGGGGGTGACTTCAGGACTACTAGGACCCCCTGGGGCACTgggactatccacagggggtGACTTCAGGACTACTAGGACCCTGGGGGACTATACTGGGACTATCAGGACTACTAGGACTGGGGGTACTGGGACTTCTACGGGGGGGGGGGACTTCAGgactactaggacccctgggtaCTGGGACCATCCACAGGGGACTTCAGgactactaggacccctggggtactGGGACTTTCCACGGGGGGACTTCAGgactactaggacccctggggtactgggactatccacagggggggacttcaggactactaggacccctggggtactGGGACTTTCCAGGGTACTGGGACTATCCACGGGGGGACCCCTTACTGGGATCCACAGGGGGACTTCAGGACTACAGGGGGctaggacccctggggtactgggactatccacaggggggcttcaggactactaggacccctggggtactGGGACTATCCTACAGGGGGGGACTTCAGGACTACTAGGACCCTGGGGTACTGGGACTATCCACAGGGGGGACTTCAGgactactaggacccctggggtactGGGACTATCCACCAGGGGGGGACTTCAGGACTAGGACCCCTAAGGTACTGGGACCTACTGGGGACTTCAGGACTGGGACCCCTATACTGGGACCATCCACAGGGGGGGACTTCAGGACTACTGGGACCCCTGGGGTACTGGGACTATCCACAGGGGGGGACTTCAGGACTACTGGACCCCTGGGTACTGGGACTATCCACAGGGGGGGGGGCTTCAGgactactaggacccctggggtactGGGACTATCCACAGAGGGGGACTTCAGgactactaggacccctggggtactgggactatccacaggggggacttcaggactactaggacccctggggtactGGACTATCCCACAGGGGGGGACTTCAGGACTTAGAGACCCCAGGACTATCCACAGGACTAGTAGGACCCCTGGAGTACTGGGACTATCCACAGGGGGGACTTCAGGACTACTAGGACCCTGGGGTACTGGGACTATCCACACAGGGGGGGACTTCAGGACTACTAGGACCTGGGGTACTGGGACTATCCACTGACTTCAGGGACTATCACGGGGGGGACTACAGGACCCCTGGGGTACTGGGACTTCCACAGGACTCCAGGACTACTAGGACCCCTGGAGTACTGGGACAATCCACAGGGAGACACCAGGACTAGTAGGACCCTGGAGTACTGGGACTAtccacaggggggggggggcttcaggAGGACTACTGGACCCCTGGGGTACTGGGACAATCCACAGGGGAGACTTCAGgactactaggacccctggggtactgggactatccacaggggggggggggcttcaggACTACTGGGACCCCTGGGGTACTGGGACAATCCACAGGGGAGACTTCAGgactactaggacccctggggtactGGGACTATCCACAGGGGGGGACTATCCACCCAGGCCTTTGTCATGCCACTCACGGTAAACACCACCCAGCCCAGGTCTTTGTCATTCCACCCAGCCCAGGTCTTTGTCATTCCACCCAGCCCAGGTCTTTGTCATTCCACCCAGCCCAGGTCTTTGTCATTCCACCCAGCCCAGGTCTTTGTCATTCCACCCCAGCCCAGGTCTTTGTCATTCCACCCAGCCCAGGAGTCTTTGGCATTCCCACCCAGCCCAGGTCTCTTTTTGTCATTCCACCCAGCCCAGGTCTTTGTCATTCACCCAGCCCAGTCTTTGTCATTCCACCCAGCCCAGGTCTTTGTCCTTCCCCACCCAGCCCAGGTCTTTGTCCTTCCCTTCAGCCAGGTCTTTGTCATTCCACCCAGCCCAGGCCTTTGTCATTCCACCCAGCCCAGGCCTTTGTCATTACCCAGCCCAGGTCTTTGCTCATTCCGCAGCCCAGGTCTTTCATTCCACCCCAGCCCAGGTCTTTGTCTAATTACCCCAGCCaggtctttggcattcacccagCCCAGGTGCTGTCCTTCCACCCAGCCCAGGTCTTTGTGTTCCACCCCAGCCCAGAGTCTTTGTCATTCCACCCCAGCTGAGTCTTTATTCATTCCACCCAGCCCCAGGTCTTTGTCATTCCACCCAGCCCCAGGTCTTTGTCATTCCACCCAGCCCAGGTCTTTGTCATTTCCACCCCAGCCAGGTCTTTGTCATT is a window of Oncorhynchus masou masou isolate Uvic2021 unplaced genomic scaffold, UVic_Omas_1.1 unplaced_scaffold_4809, whole genome shotgun sequence DNA encoding:
- the LOC135535332 gene encoding exocyst complex component 6-like, which translates into the protein SVYDDQPNAHKRFMEKLEVRIRNHDREIEKMCNFHHQGFVDAITELLKVRADAEKLMGQVTDTNRRLQDAGREVTAQTEEVIRCRIQQRNMTTTVERLQLCIPVLEMYSKLKEQLESKRYVHFLTLLTMFTVVVINVTPPQYINNKVPLSR